Proteins co-encoded in one Quercus robur chromosome 8, dhQueRobu3.1, whole genome shotgun sequence genomic window:
- the LOC126695092 gene encoding zinc finger BED domain-containing protein RICESLEEPER 1-like — protein MEISNDLAVKKPKRLTSVVWNHFERVRKADICYAVCIHCNKRLSGSSNSGTTHLRNHLMRCLKRSSTIDVSQLLAAKRRKKDTTVSLANISFDEGQRKDDYIKPTILKFDQEQKKDEIFNLGSGRFDQERSRIDLARMIIVHGYPLAMVDHVGFKVFVKNLQPLFEVVPNSSVEQACMEIYGKEKLKVYETINKLHGRINLSVEMWSSPENVEYLCLTAHYIDEGWKLQKKILSFVTLDSSHTEDMLSEVINKCLMDWDVDRKLFALTFDNCSTDDDIVIRIKEQISHKRPLLSTGQLYDVRSAAHVLNSIVQDAMEALREVTQKIRASVKYVKSSQVTQGKFNEISQEVGINSEKKLLFDCPIQWNSTYLMLETALEYRGAFSLLPEHDPDYISALSDTEWEWASSVTGYLKLFLEITNVFSGNKFPTANMYFPEVCDVHIQLIEWCKSPDNFLSSMAVKMKAKFDKYWSKCSLALAVAAILDPRFKMKLVEYYYSQIYGSTALDRIKEVSDGIKELFNAYSICSTLVDQGSALPGSSLPSTSNDTRDRLRGFDKFLHETSQSQNAISDLDKYLEEPVFPRNCDFNILNWWKVHMPRYPILSMMARDVLGTPMSTVAPESAFNIGGRVLDHCRSSLDANTRQALICTQDWLRMEPGDVNSSSSLSPLPLLIEPS, from the exons ATGGAAATATCAAATGATTTAGCTGTGAAGAAACCAAAGAGGTTGACATCTGTTGTTTGGAATCACTTTGAGAGGGTCAGAAAGGCTGACATTTGTTATGCTGTTTGTATACATTGTAACAAGAGACTTAGTGGATCAAGTAATAGTGGAACGACACATCTAAGAAACCACTTGATGCGATGTCTAAAAAGATCATCAACTATTGATGTGTCTCAACTACTTGCAgcaaagagaaggaaaaaagataCGACTGTGAGCCTTGCAAATATCAGTTTTGATGAAGGACAGAGAAAAGATGACTATATTAAGccaacaattttgaaatttgatcaGGAACAGAAAAAGGATGAAATTTTTAACCTTGGAAGTGGTAGGTTTGACCAAGAGAGGAGTCGGATTGATCTTGCTCGCATGATTATAGTACATGGTTACCCATTGGCCATGGTTGACCATGTTGGATTCAAAGTATTTGTCAAGAATCTTCAGCCATTGTTTGAGGTTGTGCCAAATAGTTCTGTTGAGCAAGCTTGTATGGAAATTTATGGGAAAGAGAAACTGAAAGTGTATGAGACTATAAATAAATTGCATGGCAGAATTAACCTTTCCGTTGAAATGTGGTCTTCACCAGAAAATGTTGAGTACTTGTGTTTGACAGCACATTATATTGATGAGGGTTGGAAACTGCAGAAAAAGATTCTGAGTTTTGTCACACTTGATTCTTCTCATACTGAAGACATGCTTTCTGAAGTGATTAATAAGTGCCTGATGGACTGGGATGTTGACCGTAAGTTGTTTGCCTTGACATTTGATAATTGTTCCACGGATGATGACATCGTCATAAGAATTAAAGAACAAATCTCTCATAAAAGGCCTCTTTTGAGTACTGGTCAGTTGTATGATGTGCGATCTGCTGCACACGTTCTAAACTCAATTGTTCAAGATGCTATGGAAGCATTGCGAGAGGTGACCCAAAAGATTAGAGCAAGTGTCAAATATGTTAAAAGTTCACAGGTAACACAAGGAAAGTTTAATGAGATTTCACAAGAAGTTGGAATCAACAGTGAGAAAAAGTTGCTTTTCGATTGTCCAATTCAATGGAACTCAACATATCTCATGCTTGAAACGGCCTTAGAATACAGGGGTGCATTTTCTCTCTTGCCAGAGCACGATCCTGACTACATATCAGCTCTATCTGATACAGAGTGGGAATGGGCTAGTTCTGTTACTGGTTACTTAAAACTTTTTCTTGAAATCACTAATGTATTTTCTGGCAACAAATTCCCAACTGCGAATATGTATTTTCCTGAGGTATGTGATGTTCACATCCAATTGATAGAATGGTGCAAGAGCCCAGATAATTTTCTTAGTTCCATGGCAGTGAAGATGAAGGCCAAGTTTGATAAATATTGGAGCAAGTGCAGTTTGGCTTTGGCAGTAGCAGCAATCTTAGATCCTCGATTCAAAATGAAGTTAGTTGAATATTACTATTCTCAGATTTATGGTAGTACTGCTTTGGATCGTATCAAGGAAGTTTCTGATGGTATAAAGGAACTTTTCAATGCATACTCTATCTGCTCAACATTGGTTGATCAAGGTTCAGCTTTGCCTGGTAGCAGCTTACCTAGTACTAGTAATGACACTAGAGATAGACTAAGGGGTTTCGACAAATTTCTTCATGAGACTTCTCAGAGTCAAAATGCAATATCGGACTTGGATAAATATTTAGAGGAACCAGTATTTCCTCGTAATTGTGATTTCAACATATTGAATTGGTGGAAAGTTCATATGCCAAGGTACCCTATCCTGTCCATGATGGCACGTGACGTTCTTGGGACTCCTATGTCGACTGTGGCACCTGAGTCGGCATTTAACATTGGAGGTAGAGTGCTTGATCATTGTAGAAGTTCGTTGGATGCAAATACTCGACAGGCTTTGATATGCACACAAGATTGGCTGCGGATGGAACCAGGGG ATGTCAATTCATCCTCAAGCCTTTCTCCCCTACCGCTTCTCATTGAACCAAGTTAA